The following proteins are co-located in the Pyrobaculum calidifontis JCM 11548 genome:
- a CDS encoding 30S ribosomal protein S4e yields MVHLRKSLAPYWWPIPRKAGGVWAVRPSTGPHSLEYSLPLAVVVRDVLRYAKTLREARYIISRGYIKVDGVVRKDYKFPIGLMDVVEIVPTGEIYRVVPDEAKYYDLKPIPSSEAALKPLRVEGKTAVSGGRIQLHFHDGRNLILPPDVGRQIKTFDTVVYDLENKAIKTHLPLRLGQLAVVTHGGNIGFVGQFFEVVWTLKRRQSVVALRKGEEVRRTILDYIMVIGTEAPVVKIS; encoded by the coding sequence ATGGTTCATCTTAGAAAGTCGCTGGCGCCATATTGGTGGCCAATACCCAGAAAAGCCGGTGGAGTCTGGGCCGTAAGGCCATCAACGGGGCCACATAGTTTGGAATACTCTCTTCCGTTGGCAGTTGTAGTAAGGGATGTACTGCGATATGCAAAAACGCTACGCGAGGCGAGGTACATAATTTCGAGAGGGTACATAAAGGTAGACGGGGTCGTAAGAAAAGACTATAAATTCCCCATAGGGCTCATGGACGTAGTTGAAATAGTGCCAACTGGCGAGATTTATAGAGTGGTGCCAGACGAGGCCAAGTACTACGACTTGAAACCCATACCGTCCAGCGAGGCGGCTCTAAAGCCGCTACGTGTAGAAGGTAAAACCGCCGTAAGCGGCGGCAGAATTCAGCTACACTTTCACGACGGCCGCAACCTGATACTACCGCCCGACGTAGGCCGCCAGATAAAGACCTTTGACACTGTGGTGTACGATTTGGAAAACAAGGCGATTAAGACTCATTTGCCGCTGAGGCTGGGCCAGCTCGCCGTAGTAACTCACGGTGGCAACATAGGATTTGTGGGCCAGTTTTTTGAAGTGGTGTGGACGCTTAAAAGACGTCAATCCGTTGTGGCTCTTAGAAAAGGCGAGGAGGTAAGAAGAACGATCTTAGACTACATAATGGTGATTGGGACAGAAGCCCCAGTAGTAAAAATAAGCTAA
- the cca gene encoding CCA tRNA nucleotidyltransferase has translation MSLEEVLEEAYKLVTPTPEEEKKVAEVASNVKGLVARWVEERGVRAEVQVLGSSARGTWLPGQRDIDIFIVLEDRSIKPEEVVESLSKFLDVVGVSWGLRFAQHPYLTVFIDGYEVDVVPCYKISPGERPITAADRSPLHHQFLMQRMTQQQRQDVRLLKLFLKAIGVYGAEIKVEGFSGYLAELLVVYYGSFLDVLKAASKWRPYRTFISFQEVKTKFRAPLVVVDPVDSSRNAAAAVSLTSMSTFILAARRFLKRPSMSYFRPTVGKLVQPLHVVEVVFPYPAEPPDIVWGKYKRLGRALFNWIRECGFRVYRWGVESDEKSYVSLVYVLETAVLPPYVLHKGPPVYDDAVDKFVEKYVGEDVVGPFVQGSRVYVIKRRKYTQIADCIKAKLGGGEYVVKLGEYSGELVRKNPWIT, from the coding sequence GTGAGCTTGGAAGAGGTACTGGAGGAGGCGTATAAGCTCGTAACGCCGACGCCCGAGGAGGAGAAAAAGGTGGCCGAAGTGGCCAGCAACGTTAAAGGTCTCGTGGCCAGGTGGGTAGAGGAGAGGGGGGTTAGGGCAGAGGTGCAAGTGCTTGGTTCCAGCGCCCGCGGCACGTGGCTACCGGGCCAGAGGGACATAGACATATTTATAGTTCTAGAGGATAGGTCTATTAAGCCGGAGGAGGTTGTGGAATCTCTTTCCAAGTTTCTAGACGTGGTCGGCGTCAGCTGGGGGCTGAGGTTTGCGCAACATCCCTACTTGACAGTGTTTATAGACGGCTACGAAGTAGATGTAGTCCCTTGCTACAAAATTAGCCCAGGCGAGAGGCCTATAACTGCCGCAGATCGGTCGCCGCTTCACCACCAGTTTCTTATGCAGAGAATGACTCAGCAACAGAGACAAGACGTTAGGCTCCTCAAGCTTTTTCTAAAGGCCATAGGGGTCTACGGGGCTGAGATAAAGGTGGAGGGCTTCTCGGGCTACTTGGCAGAGTTGTTGGTTGTGTACTATGGGAGTTTTCTTGACGTGTTAAAGGCGGCGTCTAAATGGCGCCCATACCGCACCTTTATATCTTTCCAAGAGGTTAAGACTAAGTTCAGGGCTCCCCTAGTCGTGGTCGACCCAGTGGACTCTAGTAGAAATGCCGCAGCTGCCGTGTCTTTAACCTCAATGTCTACCTTTATACTTGCGGCTAGGCGCTTCCTAAAGAGGCCGTCTATGTCGTATTTCCGTCCGACTGTTGGCAAACTTGTACAGCCTCTGCACGTCGTAGAGGTGGTGTTTCCCTACCCAGCTGAGCCTCCCGACATAGTTTGGGGGAAGTACAAACGCTTAGGCCGCGCGCTGTTTAACTGGATTAGGGAATGCGGCTTCAGAGTCTACCGCTGGGGCGTTGAAAGCGACGAGAAAAGCTACGTATCTCTCGTGTATGTCCTAGAGACCGCTGTTCTACCGCCGTACGTCCTCCACAAGGGGCCTCCGGTATACGACGACGCAGTAGATAAATTTGTAGAGAAATACGTGGGCGAGGACGTGGTAGGCCCATTTGTGCAAGGTAGTAGAGTTTATGTGATCAAAAGGCGGAAATATACGCAGATAGCCGACTGTATCAAGGCCAAGTTGGGCGGTGGGGAATACGTCGTAAAACTCGGCGAATATTCAGGCGAGCTGGTGCGTAAGAACCCGTGGATTACTTAA
- a CDS encoding PfkB family carbohydrate kinase: protein MKLVVAGNPTLDIIYTATGVYKRYGGPIYYAALALRALGAEVEVMGVASPDDVEKLGRIFAEMGVRPRLFESDFTTTFELDYRTRPRSVKLLKKPSRGIGRVAGDIVILSPVYDELKSAEVDARIVVADLQGYLRSQSPLPRADLVHFSIDDIQLTLRELVHFAERWPRVVYTLGEEGAYVLFDGSIYHINSAEVSTDDTTGSGDVFLAVLTYFHLVKGLDILSATCEASMYVAGFLLTRQIVRHEFNCVKRVVPMTQF, encoded by the coding sequence GTGAAATTGGTAGTGGCGGGAAATCCAACGCTGGACATAATATACACTGCCACGGGTGTCTACAAACGCTACGGCGGCCCCATATACTACGCGGCGCTTGCGCTCAGAGCCCTAGGAGCAGAGGTGGAGGTGATGGGCGTCGCCTCGCCTGACGACGTTGAAAAGCTAGGGAGAATATTCGCAGAGATGGGGGTAAGGCCGCGCCTATTTGAATCCGACTTTACGACGACCTTTGAGTTAGACTACAGAACGAGGCCTAGGTCTGTGAAACTGTTGAAAAAGCCCTCTAGGGGCATCGGAAGAGTGGCGGGCGACATTGTAATTCTATCCCCAGTCTACGATGAGCTGAAAAGCGCCGAAGTCGATGCGCGCATAGTTGTGGCCGATTTACAAGGGTATCTACGCTCGCAGAGCCCCCTCCCACGCGCAGATCTGGTGCATTTCTCAATAGACGATATCCAGTTGACCCTCAGGGAACTTGTGCACTTTGCAGAGAGGTGGCCGCGTGTTGTGTACACGCTTGGCGAAGAGGGTGCCTACGTCCTCTTTGACGGCTCTATCTATCATATAAATAGCGCAGAAGTGTCAACAGACGACACGACGGGTAGCGGCGACGTGTTTCTAGCGGTGTTGACATATTTCCACTTAGTCAAGGGGCTGGACATCTTGTCTGCGACATGTGAAGCTAGCATGTATGTGGCTGGGTTCTTATTAACTAGACAAATCGTAAGACACGAGTTTAATTGTGTTAAACGAGTTGTTCCAATGACGCAATTCTGA
- a CDS encoding MarR family transcriptional regulator codes for MSSQEYTEESDVLTEVEVQILQGLERLGGSYQQRNLWKYIGIDSKTGLPILARLEKRGLIVRERVGGNKRGVYTIRLTEKAYKLLSKLREEAVETFRVDESSLPEELRLLLSIPCTYCPYSDKCGVSFISPQNCELFARWSYRLRV; via the coding sequence GTGTCTTCCCAGGAATATACAGAGGAGAGTGATGTATTAACCGAGGTGGAGGTGCAAATTTTACAGGGGCTTGAGAGACTTGGCGGAAGCTACCAGCAGAGGAACTTGTGGAAGTACATTGGGATAGATAGTAAAACTGGTCTGCCCATCTTGGCGAGGCTTGAGAAGCGGGGGTTGATAGTCAGAGAGCGCGTCGGTGGGAATAAACGCGGCGTATATACGATAAGGCTGACGGAGAAGGCCTATAAACTGCTCAGCAAGCTGAGGGAGGAGGCTGTTGAGACTTTTAGAGTTGATGAAAGCTCGCTACCGGAGGAGCTTAGGCTTCTTCTATCTATACCGTGCACCTACTGTCCATACTCGGACAAATGCGGCGTAAGCTTTATCTCTCCCCAGAACTGCGAATTGTTCGCCCGGTGGTCTTACAGGCTTAGGGTATGA
- a CDS encoding pyridoxal-phosphate-dependent aminotransferase family protein, protein MKYLTPGPVQLPRFVIEAMAKQPPFHRGEEFKALFKSVLEKLGALYPATPVVMPGTGTLAVDTMIYNYVNPGDEVLAIIYGEFGKRAAESAKSRGATVLELERDTPPAPDEVDDVLRKNRSIKAVILVHNETSTAIAYKDMKKLADVVKSHGALLLVDAVSGFPAEPLAAGVDVVATASHKALLAPPGASILYLAKEPRATSSVPPSMDLRKFLKSLEHFETPYTPPIPVLYALDVSLSYILEQGVKYTEMHRERVDYLYSSVKLKAIPPPNLRSLTVTAFYCDKPKEAIAKLRSAGYVVAGGMYKYRDRSIRIGVMGDITLDDLKRVAEVVNDLA, encoded by the coding sequence ATGAAGTACTTAACCCCAGGCCCGGTACAACTGCCGAGGTTTGTGATTGAAGCGATGGCCAAGCAACCGCCGTTCCACCGAGGCGAGGAATTTAAAGCGCTTTTCAAGTCGGTTTTAGAAAAGCTGGGCGCGCTCTACCCAGCAACGCCTGTGGTAATGCCTGGCACCGGCACGCTGGCGGTGGACACGATGATTTACAACTATGTAAACCCCGGCGACGAGGTTCTCGCCATTATCTACGGCGAGTTTGGAAAAAGAGCCGCAGAAAGCGCCAAGTCTAGAGGCGCTACGGTACTGGAGCTGGAGAGAGACACCCCGCCGGCCCCCGACGAGGTCGACGACGTTTTGAGAAAAAACAGGAGCATAAAAGCGGTTATATTAGTTCACAACGAGACAAGCACAGCCATTGCGTATAAGGACATGAAAAAGCTCGCCGACGTGGTCAAGTCGCATGGGGCGTTGTTGCTCGTCGACGCCGTGTCAGGATTCCCGGCAGAACCCCTGGCGGCTGGCGTTGATGTGGTGGCAACTGCCTCCCACAAGGCCCTCCTCGCTCCCCCAGGGGCCTCGATCCTATACCTCGCCAAGGAGCCCCGCGCCACCTCTAGCGTGCCCCCATCTATGGACCTGAGGAAGTTTCTAAAGTCTTTAGAGCACTTTGAGACGCCTTACACACCTCCAATTCCTGTCCTATACGCACTAGACGTCTCGCTAAGCTACATACTGGAACAGGGCGTTAAATACACGGAAATGCATAGGGAAAGAGTCGACTACCTGTACTCAAGCGTTAAGCTGAAGGCAATACCGCCCCCAAATCTGCGTAGCTTGACCGTTACCGCGTTTTACTGCGACAAGCCAAAGGAGGCCATTGCAAAGCTCAGGTCGGCGGGCTACGTCGTCGCTGGTGGTATGTATAAATACAGAGACAGGTCTATCAGAATAGGGGTAATGGGCGACATAACCCTAGATGATTTAAAGAGGGTTGCAGAAGTAGTAAATGACTTGGCTTGA
- a CDS encoding ARMT1-like domain-containing protein produces the protein MTWLDNANCKLCLIYSRTGDLTRLGKAEKLPDLLNELVALLKESSRSVAFSTSFQVVANLVGKEDPYRDYKEKLIAIGKRVAESVRHRLAQASWDLRMALRIAAAANIVDTSVLGYRPKKLEEAVWDLPAIEEYVSLPDSVYYVLDNAGEAQIDLVVAEALEKNGIKPTFVVRSEPYEIDVLEKDLGIYNVVKTPGNISPVRWLRGFAIAKGIANLEAYVEWNAAQTLHLFRAKCDVLARVFSVPRNAPIIISGPKASAIIRSQQV, from the coding sequence ATGACTTGGCTTGACAACGCCAATTGTAAACTCTGCCTCATATACTCAAGAACAGGCGACTTAACTAGGCTCGGCAAAGCCGAGAAACTTCCCGACTTGCTAAACGAGTTGGTGGCCCTGTTGAAAGAGTCCAGTAGAAGCGTTGCGTTTTCAACAAGTTTCCAAGTCGTGGCAAATTTAGTCGGAAAAGAGGATCCGTATAGGGACTACAAGGAGAAACTCATCGCCATAGGCAAACGAGTTGCCGAGTCCGTGAGACATAGACTCGCCCAAGCCTCGTGGGATTTGAGAATGGCCTTGAGGATAGCCGCAGCAGCCAATATCGTGGATACAAGCGTGTTGGGGTACAGGCCTAAGAAACTTGAAGAAGCCGTGTGGGACCTCCCTGCCATTGAGGAGTATGTCTCCCTTCCAGATTCTGTATACTACGTATTAGACAACGCGGGAGAGGCTCAGATAGACCTCGTGGTTGCCGAAGCTCTGGAGAAAAACGGCATAAAGCCCACATTTGTAGTAAGGTCCGAGCCATATGAGATAGACGTACTAGAAAAAGATTTGGGCATCTACAACGTGGTGAAGACCCCGGGGAATATATCCCCAGTGAGGTGGCTACGGGGATTTGCAATTGCAAAGGGCATTGCAAACCTCGAAGCGTATGTCGAGTGGAACGCCGCACAGACGTTACACTTGTTTAGGGCCAAGTGCGACGTGCTTGCCAGAGTCTTTTCCGTCCCGCGGAATGCGCCTATTATTATAAGTGGGCCAAAGGCCAGCGCTATTATCCGCTCACAGCAAGTTTAA
- a CDS encoding ABC transporter ATP-binding protein, which translates to MPLLEVHDLKTWFPVGRGLFKPVKYVKAVDGVSFTLDAGEVLAVIGESGSGKTTLGRTVLRLIRPTAGKIVFDGKDITYAPDASLKWYRFSTAMIFQDPFSSLNPYHTVQYILEEPLILRKVPPQERRELVVKALEEVKLVPPEDFLKKYPHMLSGGQRQLVGIARALITRPRFIVADEPVSMLDVSIRAEILSLIRSLQSKYNIAMMYITHDIATAKYLADKLLVMYAGKAVEYGPFRDVIKEPLHPYTQALIEALPDPDPTNRLKIRKVPPGEPPSLVNPPTGCRFHPRCPYMIKGECDKEEPPLVEVKRGHYVACWLHIKR; encoded by the coding sequence ATGCCGTTGTTAGAGGTCCACGACCTTAAGACGTGGTTCCCCGTTGGAAGAGGGCTCTTTAAGCCTGTGAAATACGTAAAGGCTGTAGACGGCGTTAGTTTTACGCTGGATGCTGGAGAGGTTCTCGCAGTTATTGGCGAGTCTGGCTCTGGAAAAACGACGCTGGGAAGAACTGTGCTTAGGCTGATAAGGCCGACTGCCGGGAAGATAGTTTTCGATGGAAAAGACATCACCTACGCGCCCGACGCCTCTCTCAAGTGGTACCGATTCTCTACCGCCATGATATTCCAAGACCCCTTCAGCTCGCTTAACCCATATCACACTGTGCAATACATATTGGAAGAGCCTCTAATTCTGCGGAAAGTGCCGCCCCAGGAGAGGCGGGAGCTCGTGGTAAAGGCGCTTGAAGAGGTTAAGTTGGTGCCGCCTGAAGATTTTCTAAAGAAGTATCCGCATATGTTAAGTGGGGGTCAAAGGCAACTGGTGGGAATTGCAAGGGCGTTGATTACTAGGCCGAGGTTCATTGTGGCAGACGAGCCCGTGTCTATGCTAGACGTCTCTATCAGAGCTGAGATACTTTCCCTAATACGGTCTCTTCAGTCGAAGTACAACATAGCCATGATGTACATCACTCACGACATAGCCACGGCCAAGTACTTGGCGGATAAACTACTAGTAATGTACGCAGGTAAGGCGGTGGAATACGGGCCGTTTAGAGATGTGATAAAGGAGCCTCTTCACCCCTACACTCAGGCGCTCATAGAGGCGTTGCCAGATCCAGATCCCACGAACAGGCTTAAAATACGTAAAGTCCCGCCGGGAGAGCCGCCAAGTCTAGTCAATCCGCCGACTGGGTGTAGATTCCACCCACGTTGCCCATATATGATAAAGGGCGAGTGCGACAAAGAAGAGCCGCCCCTCGTGGAAGTAAAGAGGGGCCACTACGTGGCCTGCTGGCTTCATATAAAGCGTTAA
- the thpR gene encoding RNA 2',3'-cyclic phosphodiesterase, producing the protein MSVRSFVAIDIENPDVVKKIEEFQREVAKLGLDIKFVEKENLHITLRFLGEIPQSRVNDVVRALSSLRFTRFSMRLSGVGVFPDLSRPRVLWIGVSQGAEELSRVAAAVRAAVDKYAEHVEERDFTPHLTVGRLKSSRNVERLRDLVARYNGVEFGVVEVTSIKLKKSVLTPRGPIYSDLFTLNLT; encoded by the coding sequence ATGAGCGTGAGGAGTTTTGTGGCTATTGACATAGAAAATCCCGACGTTGTGAAGAAGATTGAGGAGTTTCAGAGGGAGGTCGCCAAGCTTGGCTTAGACATCAAGTTTGTGGAAAAGGAGAACCTCCACATTACTCTGCGGTTTCTCGGCGAAATACCTCAAAGCCGCGTAAACGACGTTGTTAGGGCCTTGTCTTCGTTGAGATTTACGCGTTTTTCTATGAGGTTGAGCGGAGTCGGGGTCTTCCCCGACTTGTCAAGGCCGCGGGTTTTGTGGATAGGCGTGTCGCAGGGCGCAGAGGAGCTTTCGAGGGTTGCCGCCGCCGTTAGAGCGGCCGTGGATAAGTACGCGGAGCATGTCGAGGAGAGAGATTTTACGCCGCATCTCACTGTGGGCAGGTTGAAGTCTAGTCGAAACGTGGAAAGGCTTAGGGACCTTGTCGCACGCTACAACGGCGTAGAGTTTGGCGTTGTGGAAGTGACTAGCATTAAGCTGAAGAAGTCCGTTCTTACTCCGCGTGGACCTATTTATAGCGACTTATTTACGCTAAATCTTACGTGA
- a CDS encoding CBS domain-containing protein produces the protein MAGLSDSVYNVLKALAELYNKTGTPVKSRDIANVLGIHEGYVRNMLSILKSMGLVISKAGPHGGYIPTPKAADVLSRQTFSIPIVAGANVIGYALDVTLIGLLSERPYASVRVVGDLSEFVNREVKIGPLPSGVVVIGKLARADLESLIEITSIVSIPRTSAKNIMTPNPIVAKPSDPLGNYIRLFIEKRYRGIPVIDESKRPIGLLTASKVMEAVASCRLDAKVGDYMMPNPPTVHEEEDIHEVIRLMVTSGIGRVLVVDSEDRLVGIITRTDVLLRIASLEQLV, from the coding sequence ATGGCTGGTTTATCAGATTCTGTGTACAACGTATTGAAGGCCCTTGCAGAACTGTACAATAAAACTGGGACGCCTGTCAAATCTAGAGACATTGCCAATGTGCTCGGCATACATGAGGGCTATGTGCGCAACATGTTGTCTATATTGAAGTCGATGGGCCTCGTTATTAGTAAGGCGGGACCCCACGGTGGCTATATACCTACGCCTAAGGCGGCTGACGTGTTGTCCCGCCAGACTTTTTCGATACCTATAGTCGCAGGGGCCAACGTCATAGGCTATGCCTTAGACGTAACCCTAATCGGCCTACTCTCCGAGAGGCCCTACGCCTCGGTCCGCGTTGTTGGAGACTTGTCGGAGTTTGTAAATAGGGAGGTTAAAATAGGCCCTCTGCCCAGCGGCGTCGTAGTAATAGGGAAACTGGCAAGGGCCGACTTGGAATCTCTCATTGAGATAACTTCAATAGTCTCGATACCTAGAACTAGCGCAAAGAACATAATGACGCCAAACCCGATAGTCGCCAAGCCCAGCGACCCCCTAGGCAACTACATTAGACTTTTTATTGAGAAGCGGTACAGAGGCATACCTGTCATAGACGAGTCCAAGAGACCCATAGGCCTATTGACTGCGTCAAAGGTCATGGAGGCAGTGGCCTCCTGCCGCCTTGACGCCAAGGTCGGCGACTATATGATGCCTAATCCACCGACGGTACATGAGGAGGAGGATATCCACGAGGTTATTAGGCTCATGGTCACCAGCGGCATTGGAAGAGTCCTCGTAGTAGACTCCGAGGATAGGCTGGTGGGCATTATTACGCGGACTGACGTGCTTCTCAGAATTGCGTCATTGGAACAACTCGTTTAA
- a CDS encoding D-2-hydroxyacid dehydrogenase, which yields MSALIADAVDPLIVERLKKMGIRADVKPGISREELLKVVGDYNILIFRGRLKIDKEVIDAGRNLKILARYGVGLDNVDVEYAVKRGISVVNAPNAPARSVAELTIGLMFAVARRIPLLSTKVKAGEWPKGKYVGIELFGKTLGVVGFGRIGKAVAQAARGLGMDILAYDVIDVKDEVEKIGGRQVSLEELLRRSDVISLHVPLTPATYRLLNDERLALVKDGAIIINTSRGEVIDHEALLKHLDRLWGVGLDVLPEEPPRSETLRQLISHEKVVVTPHVGSETFEAMRRLAEELADNIEEVVKRVL from the coding sequence ATGTCGGCTCTAATAGCCGATGCCGTAGACCCGTTAATAGTAGAGCGGCTAAAGAAGATGGGCATAAGGGCCGATGTGAAACCCGGCATTTCGAGAGAGGAGTTGTTAAAAGTGGTGGGAGACTACAACATTTTAATCTTCAGGGGCAGGCTCAAGATAGACAAAGAGGTAATAGACGCCGGTAGGAACCTAAAGATTCTGGCCAGGTACGGCGTTGGGTTAGACAACGTCGACGTAGAATACGCAGTGAAGAGAGGAATCTCTGTGGTGAATGCACCAAACGCGCCAGCTAGAAGCGTGGCGGAGCTCACAATAGGGCTAATGTTCGCAGTAGCGAGGCGGATACCCCTCCTCAGCACAAAGGTAAAGGCAGGGGAGTGGCCCAAGGGCAAATATGTGGGCATAGAGTTATTTGGAAAAACGCTCGGCGTGGTTGGATTTGGTCGTATTGGGAAAGCTGTGGCGCAAGCGGCGAGGGGGCTTGGCATGGATATACTGGCCTACGACGTTATAGACGTCAAAGACGAGGTGGAGAAAATAGGCGGCAGACAAGTGAGCTTAGAGGAGCTTTTAAGGAGAAGCGACGTAATATCGCTCCACGTCCCGCTCACCCCGGCCACGTACAGACTGTTAAACGACGAAAGATTGGCATTGGTAAAAGATGGGGCAATAATAATAAACACTAGCAGAGGCGAGGTAATAGATCACGAGGCCCTCCTAAAGCACTTAGACAGGCTTTGGGGAGTTGGACTAGACGTATTGCCAGAGGAGCCTCCGAGGAGTGAGACGTTGCGTCAGCTCATAAGTCACGAGAAGGTGGTGGTTACGCCGCATGTGGGGTCGGAGACCTTTGAGGCGATGAGGCGTCTGGCAGAGGAGCTTGCGGACAACATAGAGGAAGTTGTCAAAAGGGTGTTATGA
- a CDS encoding TFIIB-type zinc ribbon-containing protein: MTRRLIFEVEEYRCPVCGSDKNIVIDYEGGQIICKNCGTVLKEGVADLGPEWRKPEASRAYAGPIGSSIGDIERGNVKITDKLRAIMLGKFSKPMSTPLERLELDAREFFESARVRIGLPKVVVDEAVALYREVYKAGFRAPRIEGYAAVLYFVAKRHGLASVTLKALTEKLGIDRSALISAYMELMKVALSLGIRPPKADPKIYIPRIVASLGIGDEKSAEVQRVAVDILRYIISSPRIRNGRKPQVLAAAAVYYACFIAGVEVTQKELARAADSTEGPIRELLRELADKLYIELTV; encoded by the coding sequence ATGACCCGGAGACTTATCTTCGAGGTGGAGGAGTATCGCTGCCCTGTGTGCGGCAGCGACAAAAACATAGTTATCGACTACGAGGGGGGGCAGATAATTTGTAAAAACTGTGGAACTGTACTAAAGGAGGGAGTCGCCGACTTGGGCCCAGAATGGAGGAAGCCTGAGGCGTCTAGGGCTTATGCAGGGCCCATAGGATCCTCCATTGGCGATATTGAGCGTGGAAATGTGAAAATCACGGATAAGCTCAGGGCCATAATGCTTGGCAAATTCTCAAAGCCTATGTCGACGCCGTTGGAGCGCCTTGAATTAGATGCTAGAGAGTTTTTTGAAAGTGCCAGAGTTAGAATTGGCCTCCCTAAGGTGGTTGTAGACGAAGCTGTGGCTCTGTATAGGGAGGTGTATAAGGCGGGCTTTAGGGCTCCTAGGATCGAGGGGTACGCCGCCGTGTTGTACTTTGTTGCAAAGAGGCATGGGCTAGCTTCGGTGACTCTAAAGGCTTTGACGGAGAAGTTGGGCATTGATAGGTCGGCCCTTATCTCTGCTTATATGGAACTTATGAAGGTGGCGCTAAGCCTCGGCATTAGGCCGCCGAAGGCAGATCCAAAGATCTACATACCGAGAATAGTCGCGTCGCTCGGCATAGGAGATGAGAAGTCTGCAGAGGTGCAACGCGTGGCTGTAGACATTTTGCGGTACATAATATCCTCGCCGCGTATTAGAAATGGTAGAAAGCCCCAAGTCTTGGCCGCGGCGGCCGTCTACTATGCATGTTTCATCGCCGGCGTTGAAGTGACTCAGAAAGAGCTTGCGAGAGCTGCAGACTCCACGGAGGGGCCTATTAGGGAGCTCTTGAGAGAGCTAGCCGACAAGCTCTACATAGAGCTCACCGTGTAG
- a CDS encoding ABC transporter ATP-binding protein has translation MPPLLELRNVKMYYGVTNGVVKAVDGVSFVLNKGEAMALVGESGSGKSSLAFTIIRLLPRNVAEFSGEILLHDEELGTVDLAKMSEEELRRKIRWKKISMVFQASMNALNPILKVQDQMVEPLVLHLGLSKQEAIKIAEEALLSVGLAKDVLTRYPFELSGGMKQRVVIAMAIMMKPKLVILDEPTSALDVITQANIMNLLKELKAKFDLSYILITHDIALASEIADKIGVMYAGKIVEIAPSDIFFRKPKHPYSQKLLAAVPSLREEKAIEYIPGDVPSLINPPTGCRFHPRCPYMIKGKCEREEPPRKQVEGSEVACWLY, from the coding sequence GTGCCGCCTCTGTTAGAGCTGAGAAATGTCAAAATGTACTACGGGGTGACAAATGGCGTTGTAAAAGCCGTTGACGGGGTGTCGTTTGTTTTAAACAAGGGGGAGGCCATGGCGTTGGTTGGAGAGAGCGGCAGTGGAAAAAGCTCCTTGGCGTTTACAATAATCCGGCTGTTGCCTCGCAACGTCGCAGAATTCAGCGGAGAAATCTTGTTACACGACGAGGAGTTGGGCACAGTGGACTTGGCAAAAATGAGCGAGGAAGAGCTCAGGAGGAAGATTAGGTGGAAGAAAATCTCCATGGTTTTTCAAGCCTCTATGAACGCCCTAAATCCCATACTAAAGGTGCAGGATCAAATGGTGGAGCCGTTGGTTCTCCACCTGGGTCTTTCTAAGCAGGAGGCCATCAAAATTGCCGAAGAGGCGTTGCTTTCCGTAGGTTTAGCCAAAGACGTGCTCACGAGATACCCCTTTGAGCTGTCGGGGGGCATGAAGCAGAGAGTTGTTATTGCCATGGCTATTATGATGAAGCCGAAGTTAGTTATACTAGACGAGCCAACCTCGGCGCTCGACGTGATAACCCAGGCCAATATTATGAACCTCTTAAAGGAGTTGAAGGCGAAGTTCGACTTGTCGTATATACTTATTACACACGACATAGCTCTAGCCTCTGAAATAGCTGACAAAATTGGGGTCATGTACGCTGGTAAAATCGTCGAAATAGCTCCTTCCGACATATTTTTCAGAAAGCCTAAACACCCATATTCGCAGAAGTTGTTGGCTGCCGTGCCCAGTCTAAGAGAAGAGAAGGCGATAGAATACATCCCAGGCGATGTGCCCAGCTTAATCAATCCGCCGACTGGGTGTAGATTCCACCCACGTTGCCCATATATGATAAAGGGCAAGTGCGAAAGAGAAGAGCCGCCAAGGAAGCAAGTGGAGGGTAGCGAAGTGGCTTGTTGGCTGTATTGA